Below is a window of Bryobacter aggregatus MPL3 DNA.
TTGCGGCAAATGCCATACCAACACCTTGTTGGGCCGGAAAGGCGACAACGGCGAGCTTCCGCTCCTCAGCTCCCTGTCCGCCCCTTATCAGAAATTCATCGGCCCGCGTGGCTTGGTTCCTCCCCTGGCCGGCAAGAGCTTCCTCGACCGCTGGGGAGAGAAAACGGCAGCCGACCTGATTGCTCGCTTTCAGATCACCGCGGACGACCCATTCTTTCAGTTCGAGGACATGAAGGACGAAACCACCGTCAATATCACCGCATACGTCTTGCAGGTGAACGGCGCGATCGCCGGCCCCCAGCCCTTGACGAGAAAGACAAGCGCCGTCGTTCGTTCCGTCACTCGCTGATTCCGCCTGTCCCCAGCCGCTTGCGCAGAAAAATAGTCGCCTGCGGATTGTCGTTGTAGCGTTCGCAATCGAGATAGCCGCGCCGGCGATAGAGCGCAATCGCAGCCTGAAGGCCATCGTGACTATCGAGATAGAGCCACTCCAAGCCTTGCTCGCGGGCGAAGTCCTCAAGCGCCTGCATCAGTTGATCGGCAATGCCCCGCCCTCGCGCCGCTTCCTGCACATAGAGCCGCTTGCACTCCCCAGCTCGCAGCACCACACACCCCACAGCCTTGCCATCGAGCAGCGCAACCCAGACCCCATTCCCCGGCTCTCGAAACAGAGCTTCGGTCTGCGCCTCGCTATCGCGCTGTACCACCTGGATGGCGTCGTAATACTCTTCGAGCAGCTCGAGAAAGTCGGCTCCTGGACTCGACAGGCGTTCGATCTTGGTGTCGCTCATGGTAGCGGGAAATATAGACTCCATAGTCTATGCAGACTACACAGTATATGGAGTCTATTTAGAGTCGTCTTAGATACTGCGGACCGCGCCCCGCGCTGCGCTGGTCGTCATGCTGGCGTAGGCGCGTAAGGCTCCGGTGATCTTGCGCGGACGGGGCTCGGCCGGATGCCAGCCTTCTTCATCGTGCTTCTGCCGACGAGCCGCCAGCACCGCATCGTCCACAGCCAGATGGATCTTCCGCTCCGGAATGTTGATCTCGATCACATCGCCCGTCTCGACCAGTCCGATCGCGCCACCTTCTGCCGCCTCAGGCGACACATGACCAATCGACAAGCCCGAAGAGCCGCCACTGAAGCGTCCATCGGTAATCAGCGCACAGGCCTTGCCGAGACCCTTCGACTTCAGGTAGCTGGTCGGGTACAGCATCTCCTGCATGCCCGGTCCGCCACGAGGTCCTTCGTAGCGAATCACCACCACTTCGCCTTCCTTGACGACGCCGTTCAAGATGCCCTCGACAGCTGCATCCTGCGATTCAAAGACACGAGCCGCTCCGGTGAACTTCAGAATGCTTTCGTCCACTCCGGCCGTCTTCACGATGCAGCCATCCTCGGCAATGTTCCCGTACAGCACGGCGATGCCGCCGTCTTGCGAGAAGGCATGTTCGGCGCTGCGGATCACACCCTTTTCCCGATCGAGATCGAGGGCGGTATAGCGCTTGCTCTGCGAGAAGGCGGTCTGTGTCGGCACGCCACCCGGCGCGGCGCGGTACAACTCGTGCGTCTTCTCATCCGCAGTCCGCGACACATCCCAGCGCTCAAGCGCTTCCCCAAGGCTGCCCGCATGAATCGACTTCACATCCGTATGCAGCAGCTTCGCTTTGTCCAACTGCCCCAGAATCGCCATGATGCCACCGGCGCGGTGCACGTCCTCCATGTGAACGTCGCTCTTCGCTGGCGCCACCTTGCAGAGGACAGGAACACGGCGCGACAGACGGTCAATGTCCGCCATTGTAAAGTCGACACCCGCCTCGTGTGCCGCGGCCAGCAGGTGCAGCACGGTGTTGGTGGAGCCACCCATCGCAATGTCCAGCGTCATCGCATTCTCAAACGCTTTGAAGGTCGCGATATTGCGCGGCAGTACGCTTGCGTCGTCTCCCTCGTAATACCTCTTGGCCAGACTCACGATCAGATGACCAGCCTGCTTGAACAGACTTTCGCGATCACTATGCGTCGCCAGGACAGAACCGTTGCCGGGCAGAGACAGGCCCAGCGCTTCGGTCAGACAGTTCATCGAATTCGCGGTAAACATCCCCGAGCAGGAACCGCAAGTGGGGCAAGCCGAACGCTCCACCGCGTTCACTTCCTCGTCGCTCACGGTATCGTTCGCGGCGATCACCATCGCATCCACCAGATCGAGAGAAATCAGCTTGTCCTTGATCTGAATCTTCCCCGCTTCCATCGGTCCGCCGGACACAAAGACGGCAGGAACATTCAGACGCAGCGCGGCCATCAGCATGCCGGGGGTGATCTTGTCGCAGTTGGAAATGCAGACGATCGCGTCGGCGCAATGCGCGTTCACCATGTACTCTACGGAGTCGGCAATCAGCTCGCGGCTGGGCAGCGAGTACAGCATGCCGTCATGCCCCATCGCGATACCGTCATCGACGGCAATCGTATTGAATTCCTTGGCCACACCGCCCGCTGCTTCAATCTCACGAGCCACCAATTGGCCCAGGTCTTTGAGGTGCACGTGACCCGGCACAAACTGAGTGAAGGAATTCACTACCGCAATAATCGGCTTCTGGAAATCCCCTTCCTTCAT
It encodes the following:
- a CDS encoding GNAT family N-acetyltransferase yields the protein MSDTKIERLSSPGADFLELLEEYYDAIQVVQRDSEAQTEALFREPGNGVWVALLDGKAVGCVVLRAGECKRLYVQEAARGRGIADQLMQALEDFAREQGLEWLYLDSHDGLQAAIALYRRRGYLDCERYNDNPQATIFLRKRLGTGGISE
- the ilvD gene encoding dihydroxy-acid dehydratase; protein product: MPTYRSRTTTEGRNMAGARALWRATGMKEGDFQKPIIAVVNSFTQFVPGHVHLKDLGQLVAREIEAAGGVAKEFNTIAVDDGIAMGHDGMLYSLPSRELIADSVEYMVNAHCADAIVCISNCDKITPGMLMAALRLNVPAVFVSGGPMEAGKIQIKDKLISLDLVDAMVIAANDTVSDEEVNAVERSACPTCGSCSGMFTANSMNCLTEALGLSLPGNGSVLATHSDRESLFKQAGHLIVSLAKRYYEGDDASVLPRNIATFKAFENAMTLDIAMGGSTNTVLHLLAAAHEAGVDFTMADIDRLSRRVPVLCKVAPAKSDVHMEDVHRAGGIMAILGQLDKAKLLHTDVKSIHAGSLGEALERWDVSRTADEKTHELYRAAPGGVPTQTAFSQSKRYTALDLDREKGVIRSAEHAFSQDGGIAVLYGNIAEDGCIVKTAGVDESILKFTGAARVFESQDAAVEGILNGVVKEGEVVVIRYEGPRGGPGMQEMLYPTSYLKSKGLGKACALITDGRFSGGSSGLSIGHVSPEAAEGGAIGLVETGDVIEINIPERKIHLAVDDAVLAARRQKHDEEGWHPAEPRPRKITGALRAYASMTTSAARGAVRSI